The Plectropomus leopardus isolate mb chromosome 14, YSFRI_Pleo_2.0, whole genome shotgun sequence DNA window aacaatcTGGACCTACCCTTTACTATATTTTCACAATATGTTTCAATTTCACCTTTTCCAGTCATGTaacaaaaatgttgtgattttacATAGTAACAGGGAAATCTGATAAATGTGAATAACATTAAAAGAGCTGCATATGACATTCAGAGCGTAGCTGTGATTCAGAGTCTGATTCAGGTTGTCTCCAcacggctctcaacatggaggtggcttaGCTGCCTAGCAGCAAATGGTGCTAACAATAGAGAACCGTAGTAaagagtcctaaaatccagaaatatGTCAGCTTTTCAGCACCTCTAGTTCCCTTGTCttaaagtcaatgggttttttgaatgggtgtTTGTTTAAAAGCAACCATTTACAATACTTGCacgattgcatttaggcctcaTAATCctgaaagtgatgtttttttagattatcCTGCTGAAGAAATCGTGCAAGtgctgtaaatgtttgtttcccACGAACTTACTTaatgcaatgatccaaaatacAGTGGAAAAATcacataggctttttgacgaagGAACCAGGGCAACATTAGCTTCCAGTTTGACCTACAGAAAAACGCCCTCCCAGGGGACTCTCTGAAACATTTGAATGCTGTCACTGACATAATgtcctttccttcttttttagtGTCCTTGCGCTATATACTGGGAAATGCAAATTCATAAACTGGAGGGTGGGTGCTATGCTTCAGAAGTGAAGACATGGGTCGGGATGGCGTTACTAGTGGTAACAGCCGTAATAGCTAGCCagtgagatacacacacagggcttacatgcactaacatgcacacgCAGCCAGACCATTGACCATAACAAagagcagagaagctcagattataacacacacagagggagtgtgACTTCACTCTTCagtcaggatgccattacttcACTCtgtctttacatagcaaatagttgtttgtGGCTATATTAATTCTCTGAATGTCATAAACAGAATCTTTAACTTTCAGGGCCATACAAGGTCCACTTCATATGAAACATCCGACTGATTGGAGCCTTTTTGGGGAAAACATATGTTATTCTGTAACCTACCAGtgccattttttccacagaagTGAAATAATAAAACCCTTTTTTATACAATCTGAACTGTGTCCTTTTTGGCAACGTCCATCACACCATGCACAACtacaacaatcaaacaaacagaagtTTTTagagtttaaatatttgtgctgatttttattaattttttaaactaatctACGATACCGTACAACGTAAGCAAAGTAGATCTGGCTTCCAGAGTGAGAGCATGTTATTACGGATACAGCTGAATTGAGACAAAATTGCATTAATTCAAAGGTTTTTCTGTCCTGTTCAGAAACCACATTGGTGTATGAGTCAGCACTTGAAATGAAGAGTTCAGAATAGTCATGAATGAAACGCTATGGTTTTCAAGTACAGATGTTGTTCAAATGAGAAGCTTTTCTCAAAGTGAAGTAAGATGACACTGATGATGCTGAAATGATTGTTGTCCAATGATGGGAGCTTGTATTTGTGGGATTTTGAGCTGTGTGCATCCAGTTTCAACGGAGAAATCTACTCATAAGAAGACTAATGTGTGTTTCAAACTTCCAGCATTATCTGAAGTTTTATGAGGGCGGGGACATGCATTACCCATATAGACAGGTGGACCATCATGTTCACATGATAAATAATGAGATATCATGAGGTTATTGATTCACATTAAGAGAAAAGTGCAGTTTCTGTGACTTCTAACCCACTCCTTCAAAAACGAGGTCTCCGAGAATCCAGTTAAGCTCAACTCAgttctaattttttttgccaaaccCACTGAAATGAGTCAATCATAAAACAGTCCATAAAGGCGCCACTCCGAGACATCGAGCCATTCAAGATCAGCCTTGTTCACTTCAGTTCACCAAAATCCACAGCACTTAATCACGCGGATAAATCCAGCAGTTTGTGGAATCTTTACATGGAAATTACCATGAAATGAATGagcgtttgtgttttttatgctcaGTGATAAATACCGTCTTGATAAAGCTGATCAGTAGCGACGAGGCGAGGTCAAAAAGAAACTCCGGAGTTCTTCAGCCGAATGTCCACACTTCCAGCTCCATCACTCTGAAATCATCAGTTTCAGAGAGGCAACAATTGTTGAAAGTGTAGCAGGGGCTGCTGCGCCCCAAGTACAGATTCTCATCCACCCACAGACCAAAGTGACCActgcagaaaaagagacaaagaaaaatgactgaaatgtgcatccagtttttttttttttttttcaaaatatgccAAATACATTCCAGACAAAATAGAGAGGAGGTGGTAAAAAAGCATTACCTTCCACCACCAATGGCAAAAGAGTCCAAGTCTCCTTTAATAAAAAAGGAGTTCTCTCCGGTCCATCTGAAGCActgcagagagaagacagaatCAATCATCACAAGACTGTTTTTTTGCCACCTCTCAAGCCTTTTGGGCACTATCTATTCAGGAAGTGAGGTTGTGAAAAATGCTTAATGTGTCTAGTGCAGCATCAATACCAATTTTAATAGGAGGGTTTCTgattgcctgatatcagacagaattgtcaacttGTTACACTCCATGTCCATCGTCAGTCCAACACTGCCTCCACTCAAGCTCATTCAACGAGGGAGAGGGATTCGATTTTACCTTAACCAGTCACTAGAAATAAACATATCCGTCTGAATCTAACTGAATCAACTGAAGTCCACACTCATGCATAGGCATTCAGACATACTTGTTTTGCTGGAGTGAAGTAAAACAGTTAAACAGCTTGGCAACGGTGTTATATCCAGCTATAGGTGTATATTTCATAGAGGACGCGGGGGACACGTCCCCCTCAGCTTTTAGAACATATGAATTTGTTCCTCACAATAAAAACGTGTAAACAGTAGAGGACTTTTAtcttaagaaaattaaaaacatttcaaatataaactgatgcagaaaaaaataacaagaatatAGGTCATTTGTGTTTGatatgtttcatatgtgtcccctcagtgttgaaatgaaacctacacCCTTGGTCCCGGCCGCACTTGTTTTTCAACTCAGAAACTGTTGTTTCATGTGATGATTTCATGATGCTAGAACCAGTCAACTCGAAGGAGTGGGCTGATTCAGAGGTCTGGTCTCAGGCAAGACTTCTTACTGAACTGAACTAACAGGCAGGCTTCACCTTGAAACGAGGATGCAACATGAAGAGAAAAGTTTCTCCTGTGCCGTAGAACGTCTCACTGAGCTTCAGAGGGTGCGAGAGAAAGGCCCCGAATATCTGATGAAGAAAAgtcacagcagcaaaactattaAAACTTAAGGACATTACAACACATAGAACTGATATTAGTTATAatgtaaagtgtgttttaccTCATCAAGCGCATCCTTGATGACAATAAGCACAGGGGAGTCTGTGGCACCGAGTTTTCTGTAGAGGGACTTGAGGCTGGCGCCGTGACGGGACGTACTGTAAGTCAGCTGCCAGCTGTGGCCAACTGTCCTCGGGGGAAGCTCCTTACATAGCTGAGAGAAGATTAAAGAATGGGAGGAAATTTCTAATTTATAAGGGTTAAGGAGGAAGCAGCATAAATATGAACAGAGCCAGATGCTGACGTCTAAATCTTTGCAGCAATCAGCGtactcttctcttctgtctctgGAGCTGTTTGCACCGGCTCCTGCAAATTtctaccactgcctcgatcagttactttgtttatgttattgtgtaagtttgctgtttcaaagggttaactaagattcactaaagtcacacaataacacatccaaactaactgattgaggcagggGAAGACCAGCAGCTTGTGTGTTCAGCGAGggaaaattattgttatttcaatGCAGTCTGAGTTTGATGAGAGCACAGATACGTTTCGCTTTTGTACACTTCACCGTCAGAAAAAGCTATTTGGGAATTACTGAGAGTATATGGGCCGCTATGACTTCAgttcttcttttctgtttttctctttttttggattctttgttcactgtcgAGGCATGCAAGACAACACAATTTTAATGTAACAGTGTGAGTGACTGATGTACAAATGATAGTTTGGGGGATGAAGTGTTCTTTTAACTTGGTGTAGTTGTAGCTCAAGTGTTTAAGAAATGGAGACTTTTTAATTCGTCAATTAAAACCTGCACCACACAAACTAGTTCTCACAGAGAGATTGGTTGAATATTTACACCTCCTAACTCAAAGGTGTGGCAAACTTTTAACTGAATAGCTGTCTGAACCAAGTGACAAAACTATCTGTCTATAAACTATATGGAGTGAAAGGTGTAACAGGTAATATGGATTATAGTCAAATTAATTTTACTCAcataaaaaatctaatttcacaaaaaagacagagaacCTGCAATACGAAAATAAGGAATAAACCTTATATATAGTCGACATATCTGATTGAAATACTATTTAATTACAACGCTGCAGGACTGACTCTGTTCTACAACAAAATAGTGTCAAGACTAACCTTAATTTACAagtatcacattttttatttacctttgacATGCCCTGACTGTTAAAGAAACCAAATTTTTGAAACACAATAAACCTCAAATCATGCACaaataacattaatataaaaaataatgtaaaggtTGCATCAGAATTATTTCTAGAACACCAATATGCCCTTGTGTATACATTAATAAGTTAAACAAAGTCAAACCAACATTTCAAAAGCTTTTGATGATTAAGTTACACAtgacactgttatttttatgtcaaaGCTCAAGATGTTGCATTGACTTCGTGTTTAACttacatatttgttttgcatctgaCTGAAAGGCACTGCAAATGTTTCCTAGCAACCTATTCATACATTACTAAAGTCTCAAAGTCCAGTTGAAGTTTCTTTTGTGGTCACAAATTCCTgtgaaagtgatttttttctattcattaGTAATcgtttttaaagtttaaaactaAGAAGtgggtaaataaaaaataaaacaaatttaatggAATAAATATCATGAAATGTTCTTTTATTCACTCCACAAGTTTTAATGTTGATTGAAACATGATTTAGTATTTTGAAGCGAGCTAATAAGACACAAACTTTGCGATGCGTTTACAAAGAgcaggtgcatgtgtgtgaggagTTTGTGTGCATCACCCACTTCTCTGACATGTGAAGCTTGTAAAATGTGGCTGCTCTCCACGATGTTATTGAGTCCGTCAGGGTCCCTGTCGATGACCAGGGTCGGCTTATCCCCGCTCTTTTCCATCAAAACCATCTGAAAGAAAACCTctgatgaattaaaaacaaaacaagctagATTGTTCATGAGGGATTTTTGACTTCCCTCCGTCACGACACTCACCTTGAGGCAAGTGtgttcacaaacaaacacacctgttCTTTTCCATTATTTGCACCAACATCCAGGTAAATCTCTCCTCGGAGACTGAAATAAACCCACTCACCTCCCAGTCGTCTCCTGAGCTGCGGTGCCTCTgtaacacctcctcctcctcctcctccacctcctcctcctcttcctctttgtcCTCAATGAGTACAAACTCCTCGTCGTCACGGTCtgcctccccctcttcctcccctccctcaAGTATACACAAGTCCGGCCGACAGTGTGTCAGGTAGGCGTACAGCTCATCAGAGCTGCAGGGGAAAGACAAAGCAGTCAGACAAACAACTCCAACAGCTGCGTCAACATGGTGAAACCTACATGACCAGGAGGAGCGCTTCAGTGttattcatgctttttttccttttaattgaCCTTTATTTCCATATGCAATCATATGCAGTGGTGTGatgtaataaagtaataatagtgcttatgtattttttgggaTTATCTGTTCTTCACtttagtttatatttatgtCAACCTTTaatccactacatttcctaaatattttttttattcatttattttattaaaaagggaccatgtacagattaaaacataaatgtgacCATTTGATGCACCATGCCAGATTATATTTTAGAGCTAATTCgcattttactccactacatttcccaaataaaatgcatacttttactccaatacTCCTCCTCTTAGCATCTTACTACTACAAAATGAGTAAAGGGAGGAAAATGGGAGAGAGGAAGGCTGAACGaatgaaggaatgggagggaatgaaaaaatgcattttgctcTTTAAATCTTTTAAGTTGAAGTGAAGTGGAGAACGCCATGTGTTTCTTTAAGTGTAATGTACACCCTATTTTTAAGGTAGCGTATGCtacaaagaaatacattttataattcTGACCGCttgctgtttttattaacagcaattacttgtacttttactttcaatacatAATATTGTAAAATTACTTTGGATACTTAATTACAGAAGAAAATCTTAATGTGTGACAGGTGCGTCAGAGGAGGGAACAAtctaaagacaaagagagaaactctTGCACACTGTCCTTcttactgctgacatatttattgagtgaaaaaaaaggatgtttcaTCAGCTGATGAAGGTCTGCTAGACcgaaacaaagtttttttcactcaataaatatgtcagcagtaagcaggacagtgtgtgagagtttctgtctttgtctttagttacttaattacagaaaatatacGATACTTAGATTAAttaagtaatattctaataggggACTTCAACTTCTACCagagtcattttctggtaagatatctgtacttatactcaagtatggctttcaggtacttcatcctcAACTGCTCATATGGAAACATGATACATAAATCACATAACAAATGTAAGCATTGCACCAACCTTTTTGTTCTATTCATCAGCTCCCATTTAATCTCATTTTATCAATGTACAATCACCATATGTTTAAGCAGACTCTTCTgcttaaaggcatctgaacacagcgcAACAAAAGTGATGATGATCCAGGGTCCAGAGGGTTACATTTCTGGTccatgtgcatttttctgtcattagTTACTGTACCTCTCTTGAGAAAGGGCCAGCCAGGAGTCCCTTCTTGGTAAAGTTTTGGCCGACCCCAGGTGAAGGCCTCCTgcactctttttctttcctgcaGATGGCTGAACCCGCAGCCGCACAAACATCAGACTCCCAGGACTTCCTGCTGATGACCTCCGAGGcgctgaaaacaaacagagagaaagggtTCACTCACGGTGAGGAAAATTAAAAGTCCCATATAATAGTactattatataataatataatagttATATTTCCAAGTCTTCTTTTCATACAAAGCAGGTCTAATTGCTATACAAATGCTGTTTCGGTATGAAAATGCCCAATCcacagaaaaatgcacacagtccATATTCAGAAACTGTACCTTTAAAACAAGGACTGTGAAGTGGTATGCCACAACTATACTATATTAAAGAAGAAACTGTTGCTACAGTGCCATTACAGTCCATCCCCAGCTGCAATAGAGCCAGGAGCGCAGATGGGGAAGACCCGGAAACACTGAGcgatcagagcagactgggcttttttgggaTGTGAGCAAACAGAAACAAGGTCAATACAGATATACTCAGGCAGACAATgctggaaaaaagtgtttttgaacactgagcataatttgcttgatttctttcaaaaacatggaaggatggtaacgagcaacttaaaaagaaatgacccacaattagcaacaaattagtaaaatgttacaagaaaattaccatagaaattgcaaaaaaaaggggggagataaaaaacaaaaacaaacaaggaaataaatgacCTTGAAAATTCACAATtccaataataaatatagtttccctAATTATTTTAATACTCTCACTATCtctcttttcttgctttttctaaaaaaatatattttcaggttgttttcttgtcaccttttaccaatgGCTCAAAATTTTCTTATTgcattttccaatgtttttgaagagaaatgCTCACGtttcgaaggtttaaatacttgtgaaaggcgcctgaatgcagcacaaaaaaacagatgtccatccaggtttaaagtggttaaaacatgtaaacatgttcaagtagaaacccaaaataaaaataataacaaaacatttgcatgaTATGGGACccttaaaacaagaaaataaaccattttTCAGATGCTCACCTGCAGTCTGACTCTTCACAGAGGACTTCCCCGTTTCATCAGTGTGCAGCAGCTCCGTCTTCATTTTACTCGCCGTCTCTTGACCTCCACAGCAGAAGGTGGCTGCGCTGCTCAGGACTGCCACTCCCAGGCTGCCCACAGACGCCTCTGACAGCACCTCCAGAGGACTGCTATCAAGCTCCACCTCAGCCTCCGCCatgtctctgctctctgcctcctcctcctccgcagAAACCTCTCTGGTCAGGCTCAGTGCCAGACTGGACAAATCTGACGGAGCCACAGACACCAGAGCCGGCAACGACTCTGCCTTTGGGTTTGGGAGGCCGCCTGCTCGGCTTTTGGTGGTTTTCAACTTCTGGAaaattttctttccttttctcctaataagaaaagaataaaagaggGAATAAAGACTCTCCTgtaacagtctgtgtgtgttgtttaggAGCAGTGAATCATTGCTGACCTCTGCTGGGAGGTGCTGAAGTGAACATGTGAGATGTCAGAGAAGAAGGAGACCGAGGCCAGATTGTCAACAGAGCAGGACAGCAGGTATTCCTCACAGCCGTGTTCCTTCACCAGAGCGTGCGTCTTACACGGGTCAAAGAAGATCTTATTCGATGTCACCAGCAGGATGCCTGAAACCACACCCTAACAGAGACAGTGGGCGCTGATGTTACCTCACAGATGTCTGTCTGATGACGTGAATTATGTAACCGTTGATCACACCCACCTTACGGTCGGTAATGTAGCGGCAAAACAGTTTGAGGTATGGCATGGCCTCAGGGCCCTCCCCCTGACAGCACTCTGGGGGCAGAGCCAGTAAACACAGCTGTCCA harbors:
- the si:ch211-15d5.11 gene encoding oxidation resistance protein 1 isoform X1; this translates as MAQSMRRPETLGAMDHEPQRDKTRTSYFGNVKTRLGSKLPPGVSQPPQFAKRPWETQPQARVMQEPAASSQRQHQVTVGRPLNHTPHIRNPKLRQYYLQGTSWDLNNAAVKQELMSGASDDSTSSRGLPGDTVFSISSRFNSNGTSSADEGKMGQRPSISTSPSASATLIQKEQLVVPKGKNTSTSQGSSQPELDVDPKQKREAEADPACLETLAAQPQPPSPEAEYDKLLDVEAVPMPDGQLCLLALPPECCQGEGPEAMPYLKLFCRYITDRKGVVSGILLVTSNKIFFDPCKTHALVKEHGCEEYLLSCSVDNLASVSFFSDISHVHFSTSQQRRKGKKIFQKLKTTKSRAGGLPNPKAESLPALVSVAPSDLSSLALSLTREVSAEEEEAESRDMAEAEVELDSSPLEVLSEASVGSLGVAVLSSAATFCCGGQETASKMKTELLHTDETGKSSVKSQTAAPRRSSAGSPGSLMFVRLRVQPSAGKKKSAGGLHLGSAKTLPRRDSWLALSQESSDELYAYLTHCRPDLCILEGGEEEGEADRDDEEFVLIEDKEEEEEEVEEEEEEVLQRHRSSGDDWEMVLMEKSGDKPTLVIDRDPDGLNNIVESSHILQASHVRELCKELPPRTVGHSWQLTYSTSRHGASLKSLYRKLGATDSPVLIVIKDALDEIFGAFLSHPLKLSETFYGTGETFLFMLHPRFKCFRWTGENSFFIKGDLDSFAIGGGSGHFGLWVDENLYLGRSSPCYTFNNCCLSETDDFRVMELEVWTFG
- the si:ch211-15d5.11 gene encoding oxidation resistance protein 1 isoform X2; translated protein: MAQSMRRPETLGAMDHEPQRDKTRTSYFGNVKTRLGSKLPPGVSQPPQFAKRPWETQPQARVMQEPAASSQRQHQVTVGRPLNHTPHIRNPKLRQYYLQGTSWDLNNAAVKQELMSGASDDSTSSRGLPGDTVFSISSRFNSNGTSSADEGKMGQRPSISTSPSASATLIQKELVVPKGKNTSTSQGSSQPELDVDPKQKREAEADPACLETLAAQPQPPSPEAEYDKLLDVEAVPMPDGQLCLLALPPECCQGEGPEAMPYLKLFCRYITDRKGVVSGILLVTSNKIFFDPCKTHALVKEHGCEEYLLSCSVDNLASVSFFSDISHVHFSTSQQRRKGKKIFQKLKTTKSRAGGLPNPKAESLPALVSVAPSDLSSLALSLTREVSAEEEEAESRDMAEAEVELDSSPLEVLSEASVGSLGVAVLSSAATFCCGGQETASKMKTELLHTDETGKSSVKSQTAAPRRSSAGSPGSLMFVRLRVQPSAGKKKSAGGLHLGSAKTLPRRDSWLALSQESSDELYAYLTHCRPDLCILEGGEEEGEADRDDEEFVLIEDKEEEEEEVEEEEEEVLQRHRSSGDDWEMVLMEKSGDKPTLVIDRDPDGLNNIVESSHILQASHVRELCKELPPRTVGHSWQLTYSTSRHGASLKSLYRKLGATDSPVLIVIKDALDEIFGAFLSHPLKLSETFYGTGETFLFMLHPRFKCFRWTGENSFFIKGDLDSFAIGGGSGHFGLWVDENLYLGRSSPCYTFNNCCLSETDDFRVMELEVWTFG
- the si:ch211-15d5.11 gene encoding oxidation resistance protein 1 isoform X3 translates to MVMEELIKTVQGSEGLPGDTVFSISSRFNSNGTSSADEGKMGQRPSISTSPSASATLIQKEQLVVPKGKNTSTSQGSSQPELDVDPKQKREAEADPACLETLAAQPQPPSPEAEYDKLLDVEAVPMPDGQLCLLALPPECCQGEGPEAMPYLKLFCRYITDRKGVVSGILLVTSNKIFFDPCKTHALVKEHGCEEYLLSCSVDNLASVSFFSDISHVHFSTSQQRRKGKKIFQKLKTTKSRAGGLPNPKAESLPALVSVAPSDLSSLALSLTREVSAEEEEAESRDMAEAEVELDSSPLEVLSEASVGSLGVAVLSSAATFCCGGQETASKMKTELLHTDETGKSSVKSQTAAPRRSSAGSPGSLMFVRLRVQPSAGKKKSAGGLHLGSAKTLPRRDSWLALSQESSDELYAYLTHCRPDLCILEGGEEEGEADRDDEEFVLIEDKEEEEEEVEEEEEEVLQRHRSSGDDWEMVLMEKSGDKPTLVIDRDPDGLNNIVESSHILQASHVRELCKELPPRTVGHSWQLTYSTSRHGASLKSLYRKLGATDSPVLIVIKDALDEIFGAFLSHPLKLSETFYGTGETFLFMLHPRFKCFRWTGENSFFIKGDLDSFAIGGGSGHFGLWVDENLYLGRSSPCYTFNNCCLSETDDFRVMELEVWTFG